Genomic window (Pradoshia sp. D12):
TTACCTCAAGTTACTAAGAGTGCGGTTAGTGCCATTGGCATTGCATCCATCATGCGAATATTTTTGTTTTTAGCAGTATTGGGAGTGGTTTCACAGGGCTTTGTTTTGGATGCCGGTAATCCGGCAGCCTCTGTCTTTAAGCAAGCTGCAGGGAATGTAGGATATAAAATGTTTGGGGTCATAATGTGGGCTGCTGCCATTACTTCAGTTATAGGTGCAGCATATACATCGGTTTCCTTTATCAAAACCTTTAGTAGTTTTGTTGATCGTTATCAAAAATGGTTTGTCATTGCTTTTATCGTTATTTCAACGGCAGTGTTCGCGACAATTGGCCAGCCTGTACAGATTCTCGTGCTGGTGGGGGCATTAAATGGTTTGATTCTTCCTGTGGCTCTTGGTGTTATGCTAATAGCAGCCTATAAGAAGAAAATAGTAGGAGACTATAAACAGCCTTTATGGCTTACTGTTTTTGGTGTAGTTATCGTTATTGGTATGGCGATAATGGGAGGTTATTCACTCATTAATGGTTTGTCACAATTGTTTTAGTAAATAATCTTTGATTAATGAGTCTCAATATCATTTAATCCATTGAGAAGTTATAACATCTAGATTTTAATCAAAACCCTAATTTCGTTCATATAATCTTTGTGAAAATCAGGGTCTTTTTATGTAATGTTCCGCATATATGGTTCGTGGCACGGATTCATTCATCGGTTAATTTTCCAGGAAAGGAATCAACTTATTGTATATTATATTCACCCCTGTTTATCACCGGTAATCAGCGGTGATTTAAGCGGATTTCCTTAGAGTTTTGCGCCTTTTTATACACCTTAAATTTATGGTTATTATACGTAAGTGCGTGGAATAAAATTTCATTTTACATCAACACAAAATGTTTTGTCAATAATTAATTTGTAAAAATATCAAAAAAATGGTATAATAGTTTTACAGTTGTTTTTTATCGTATTTCAAATTCCGCTGGACTTTTCTTTACAGATAGAATTTGCATACGTTTTTTTTTATATACTTTTATAAAACGAAGGAAAATTCAGATGTTTTTTAAGCTTTAAAGTAAGTTAGTTGAATAAAATTTTCAATAAACTATTTATCCCGTTCAAACTGGTGCTAAGACTCCGCCTTCAAACGTAAGCAGAAGCAATCACGGTTAAGGCGGAGATAAGCGTCGGTAAGAACCCGATTGGTTCAACGAATGCTCGGGAGGGGATGAAAGAAAACCTTCACCGAGCAAAGTTTCACTTTATTAGTAAACGAGTTTTTATATACAAGGAGGACTTTAATAATGAATCTAATCAATAAGAAAGTTACACACAAACGTTTTGGAACGGGTAGTATAGTTGGGCATAATGAGTCTAAAATTGAAATAAATTTCGAATCGGAAAATAAAATGTTTGTTTACCCTGATGTTTTTGGAGAGCATCTAAAACTACATGATAAAAGTGATGCTAAGTCACTCGAAGAAATTATACAAAAAAAGGAAGACGAACTAAAAGAGGAAGAATGGAAAAAGGAAGAAGAAAAAAAACTACAACGAAAAAAACAGGAACTTCGCGTAGAACACGAAAAACTTATGAAGCATCATAAGCTACATCCTGAATCACAAATGGTTTTTTGGTGTGACACAGAAGAACAGAATAGTTCTCTTTCAGAGTGGAAGGTTTTTTCGGGTGTAATAAAAAGCGGTAAAAACAAAGGAAATCCGAACAAGCCAGTCCGTTTACATCAAAATAGCGCTGTCCTGTTAACTGCAGTCGATTCCAATATGTCTGAAAAAGACAGACGTATCTTAGGTGTCTATATGGTGCATGAAAATTTTGTCGGAAAGATGTGTGAAGATGGAATTATTCCTGCTCATTCAAAATACAGAATCCAACTTACAGAACAGGAATCAGATCAGTTGGCTTTCTGGGAATATTATGTAAATGAGAAAAATCCAGAAAAAATGACATGGAATACAGGTAAATACCGTTATTTCGATAATTTATGGATGGCTCAAATTTTACTTGCTATCATTTCGTTGAAAAGTGACCCGAATGAACGAGAACTTGCACAGCAATTCTTTAATCATTTTTGTAAAATGAATCAGATCATGGAACAAGATATACCAAAGCCTAATGGCGCTATAATGCGTACTTAGACGCTAGTCTAAAGATTAGTTGAAGACGAATAAAAAATAGCGAGCATATGTCATTAAAACCAACAGGATCATGTGTACACACATATAGTATACTCTAGGTTGAGTGAATGACACAGATTGAAACAGTTTTAATTCGAATGAAAGTACCCTAATCTCTGAGCGGAGATTAGGGTTTTTTATATGCCGTGTGAAAAAGTAAAATTAAAAATCTGATTTTTGATTTATAGGTATATGAACCACTTGATGTTATATTAAAATATTGGTGGAGACGTATATATAATTAATTTTATACTGTGAGTGGTTACTGAAGTGTAGATATATTTAAAAATTTGAATAGCTCTTTTGCAAACTATATTTGTTTTCGTGAACAATGAAACCTCAGTAAGAGAAGCTGGAACATTAGAAATTTGATTTTTTATTACCAAGGTAATGCTAATGACTTAAAGGTTGTTACAGTTGTCTGTCTAAATTTCCTTTCGTTTTTTAAGCCTTGAAATAGTGAGTTGAGTAATGAGAGAGAGGGATTATTTATGATTGGTGCGATTATAGGTGATGTGGTTGGATCTCGTTTTGAATTTAATAATCATCGTAGCAAGGAATTTGAGTTGTTTACCGAAGAGTGCCGAGTAACGGACGACAGCATTATGACTCTTGCGATTGCTAAAGCTTTTATGGAGACAGAAGGGTCTATTCACTCTTCTATCACTGCAAGGGATTATGACGGTGAGTACGAGACACTG
Coding sequences:
- a CDS encoding malate synthase; the protein is MNLINKKVTHKRFGTGSIVGHNESKIEINFESENKMFVYPDVFGEHLKLHDKSDAKSLEEIIQKKEDELKEEEWKKEEEKKLQRKKQELRVEHEKLMKHHKLHPESQMVFWCDTEEQNSSLSEWKVFSGVIKSGKNKGNPNKPVRLHQNSAVLLTAVDSNMSEKDRRILGVYMVHENFVGKMCEDGIIPAHSKYRIQLTEQESDQLAFWEYYVNEKNPEKMTWNTGKYRYFDNLWMAQILLAIISLKSDPNERELAQQFFNHFCKMNQIMEQDIPKPNGAIMRT